One window of the Manihot esculenta cultivar AM560-2 chromosome 14, M.esculenta_v8, whole genome shotgun sequence genome contains the following:
- the LOC110630866 gene encoding cell division cycle 20.2, cofactor of APC complex has protein sequence MDQRVEGQVQSEWYSPRRLRDSPTQFDFPGDRFIPNRSLMNLDQAHSLLTNRIKELPNPNFNEMYRQKLIESLTLDTEGRPFRMLVFRGSPKSSGRWIRLIDKMRNDDAEALRNSNKQYQSPRQLPVKEAKILDAPNIKNDYYVNIIDWGKNNVLAVALGGALYLWNSENKSILKLLEVQGDSDYPTSIAWSEDTRSLAVGYMHSTLQLWDTETAKCVRCLEGHKARVSTLAWNGHTLTSGSRDKSIINHDVRVRYNPTSYMRAHTEEVCGLKWSREGNLLASGGNENNIYIWEASKMNSSNFLHQFKEHRAAVKALAWCPFQFNVLASGGGTKDGCIKIWNTQKGTCIHSIDTNTQISALEWNRHHKEILSGHGYGVGELQNHLCLWKYPSLAKMGEIKGHSSRVLGLSQSPDGLTVVSAGGDETLRFWEIFGPPCIDNSGFSGLGGLLSLKRSPIR, from the exons aTGGATCAAAGAGTGGAAGGACAAGTCCAATCAGAATGGTACTCTCCAAGGAGACTCCGCGATAGCCCCACTCAATTCGATTTTCCG GGGGATCGCTTTATACCAAATCGTAGTTTGATGAATCTTGATCAAGCCCACAGTTTGTTGACAAATAGGATCAAAGAATTACCAAATCCCAATTTCAAT GAAATGTACCGACAGAAGTTGATTGAGAGTCTAACTCTGGACACAGAAGGGAGGCCATTTAGGATGTTGGTATTCAGAGGAAGCCCAAAATCCAGTGGAAGGTGGATTCGTCTTATTGATAAGATGCGAAACGATGATGCAGAAGCGTTGAGAAATAGTAACAAGCAATATCAATCTCCTCGCCAGTTGCCTGTG AAGGAAGCCAAGATTCTGGATGCACCAAACATTAAAAATGACTACTATGTAAACATCATAGATTGGGGAAAGAACAATGTTCTTGCCGTTGCATTAGGCGGAGCTTTGTATCTATGGAATTCAGAGAATAAAAGCATACTGAAGCTGCTGGAAGTTCAGGGTGACAGTGACTATCCAACAAGCATCGCCTGGTCTGAAGATACCAGAAGTTTAGCAGTTGGATACATGCACTCCACACTTCAGCTCTGGGACACCGAGACTGCCAAATGC GTCCGTTGCCTAGAGGGTCATAAGGCCAGGGTATCGACCCTTGCATGGAATGGTCATACTCTAACATCAGGAAGCCGAGATAAATCCATCATTAATCATGATG TTAGAGTGAGATACAATCCGACTTCCTATATGCGAGCACATACTGAAGAAGTCTGTGGCTTGAAATGGTCAAGAGAAGGAAATTTATTGGCAAGTGGCGGGAacgaaaataatatatatatatgggaaGCTTCGAAAATGAACTCATCCAACTTCTTACATCAATTCAAGGAACACCGTGCAGCAGTCAAGGCGCTTGCTTGGTGCCCCTTTCAATTTAATGTACTTGCTTCAGGAGGAGGTACAAAAGATGGTTGTATAAAGATATGGAACACGCAGAAGGGGACATGTATTCACAGCATAGACACCAATACACAG ATTAGTGCTCTGGAGTGGAACAGACATCACAAGGAGATATTAAGTGGCCATGGCTACGGTGTCGGCGAGCTTCAGAATCATCTCTGCTTGTGGAAATACCCTTCCCTGGCAAAAATGGGGGAGATAAAAGGTCATAGCTCCCGAGTCCTTGGTCTTTCTCAG AGTCCTGATGGATTAACTGTTGTATCAGCTGGAGGAGATGAGACACTTCGCTTCTGGGAGATATTTGGACCACCTTGTATCGATAACTCTGGGTTCTCGGGGCTTGGCGGCCTTTTGTCTCTGAAGAGATCCCCGATAAGATGA